In Natronococcus occultus SP4, the following proteins share a genomic window:
- a CDS encoding DUF58 domain-containing protein: MRPTRQVWAVGAIAGALAVLAAVFARPLLLGATVLLGAWVLVRQRLFARGVAAAVDSLTVRQVPAANTVRADAEMPVTVEATLGEPARLQLSVEGGVPTGATAAGPLSATLEPGDATTRETTTVTWPVAGRHRFDRPTVTASDGLFTTTIPVESRPTVTVEPRGPHTVHVGRGGDRASIAQGEHDAGQRGPGLEPAELREYVSGDSADEIDWKATARLNTLHVREYETETHRPTMLLVDHRAGLAAGPPGESKLDYLREVALAIAANARDLDDPLGLITVGDEGITSRLDPTTGPAAYLSLRRRLLELEPTGLDDGEVPEAASRTHPIPGPVPTPSRPRAALSALEGTNDSFTRTLEPFYAARTEYDIRFDADPLVGAIRTALSGQDSRQWTIICTDDSDHESLYETIRFARARGSEVLVLLTPTVLFASDGLGDPDRASDRYLEFEELRRDLDRMDAVTAFEVAPEDRLSAVLETTRSRSRGGLQ, encoded by the coding sequence ATGCGACCGACGCGTCAGGTCTGGGCGGTCGGAGCGATCGCGGGCGCCCTCGCCGTCCTCGCCGCCGTCTTCGCCCGGCCGCTGTTGCTCGGAGCGACGGTGTTGCTCGGCGCCTGGGTCCTCGTCCGCCAGCGCCTGTTCGCGCGCGGCGTCGCCGCGGCCGTCGACTCACTGACGGTCCGTCAGGTGCCGGCCGCGAACACGGTCCGGGCCGACGCGGAGATGCCGGTCACCGTCGAGGCGACCCTCGGCGAGCCCGCCCGACTGCAGCTGTCGGTCGAGGGCGGGGTCCCGACGGGCGCCACCGCCGCGGGGCCGCTGTCGGCGACGCTCGAGCCGGGCGACGCGACCACCCGCGAGACGACGACGGTTACCTGGCCGGTGGCGGGCCGCCACCGGTTCGACCGACCGACCGTCACCGCAAGCGACGGACTGTTTACGACGACGATCCCGGTCGAGTCGCGACCGACGGTGACGGTCGAACCCCGCGGTCCCCACACCGTCCACGTCGGCCGCGGCGGCGACCGGGCGTCGATCGCCCAGGGCGAACACGACGCCGGACAGCGCGGTCCCGGGCTCGAGCCCGCGGAGCTGCGCGAGTACGTTTCGGGCGATTCGGCCGACGAGATCGACTGGAAGGCGACCGCACGGCTCAACACCCTCCACGTCCGCGAGTACGAGACCGAGACCCACCGACCGACGATGTTACTCGTCGACCACCGCGCCGGGCTCGCGGCGGGACCCCCCGGGGAGTCGAAGCTCGACTACCTCCGGGAGGTCGCGCTCGCGATCGCCGCGAACGCCCGTGATCTCGACGACCCGCTGGGCCTGATCACCGTCGGCGACGAGGGGATCACCTCCCGGCTCGACCCCACGACGGGGCCGGCTGCCTACCTGTCGCTCCGGCGGCGCCTGCTCGAGCTCGAGCCGACGGGACTCGACGACGGCGAGGTCCCCGAGGCGGCCAGCCGCACACACCCGATCCCGGGACCGGTTCCGACGCCGAGCCGTCCGCGGGCGGCGCTGTCGGCCCTCGAAGGGACGAACGATTCCTTCACACGGACCCTCGAGCCGTTCTACGCGGCCCGCACGGAGTACGACATCCGCTTCGACGCCGATCCGCTGGTCGGCGCGATTCGAACCGCACTCAGCGGTCAGGACAGCCGCCAGTGGACGATCATCTGTACGGACGACTCGGACCACGAGTCGCTGTACGAGACGATCCGGTTCGCTCGCGCCAGGGGCAGCGAGGTGCTGGTTCTGCTGACACCGACGGTACTGTTCGCGTCCGACGGGCTCGGTGACCCCGACCGCGCGTCCGATCGTTACCTCGAGTTCGAGGAGCTGCGCCGCGATCTCGACCGGATGGACGCGGTCACCGCCTTCGAGGTCGCGCCCGAGGATCGGCTCTCGGCCGTCCTCGAGACGACTCGATCGCGCTCGCGAGGTGGGCTGCAGTGA
- a CDS encoding DUF1616 domain-containing protein: protein MDDRRSLRLLLPRPVRRLPADLAAMLAVTVLVNVAVFAPIVRETPLRVPLGLAFALFVPGYVFIAALFPEAGESPTADEPAADETARFSGESIREGIDGIERVALAFGLSIAVVPLIGLVLNFTPWGIRLVPIMVALSGFTVAATAIAAHRRWELPAEERFAVPYHEWYAAGRTELLEPDTRLDGALNVMLILSIVLAVGVVGFAVVSPPAGEQFSAVYVLTEDDDGEYVADGYPTEFTQGESAEVVLGIDNHEHETTDYTLVAVEQQTETVVNESAVTESSGEDENQTAVNETVVTDQQELDRFETTLAHNESWHQTHELEPTMTGEDVRIVWLLFPDGEVPAEPTTDDTEYHVHLWVDVEEP, encoded by the coding sequence ATGGACGATCGACGGTCGCTTCGGTTGTTGCTCCCGCGCCCGGTTCGCAGGCTGCCCGCCGATCTCGCGGCGATGCTCGCCGTGACCGTCCTCGTCAACGTCGCCGTCTTCGCGCCGATCGTCCGCGAGACGCCACTGCGGGTGCCGCTGGGACTCGCCTTCGCGCTGTTCGTCCCCGGCTACGTCTTCATCGCCGCGCTGTTTCCCGAGGCCGGGGAGTCCCCGACGGCCGACGAACCCGCGGCTGACGAAACTGCGCGGTTCTCCGGCGAGTCGATCCGTGAGGGAATCGACGGGATCGAACGCGTCGCGCTCGCGTTCGGGCTGAGTATCGCCGTCGTGCCGCTGATCGGGCTCGTGTTGAACTTCACGCCGTGGGGGATCCGCCTGGTGCCAATCATGGTCGCGCTCTCTGGCTTTACCGTCGCCGCGACAGCTATCGCGGCCCACCGCCGCTGGGAGCTGCCCGCCGAGGAGCGGTTCGCCGTTCCCTACCACGAGTGGTACGCGGCCGGACGCACGGAGCTACTCGAACCCGATACCCGCCTCGACGGCGCCCTGAACGTCATGCTGATCCTCTCGATCGTCCTCGCGGTCGGGGTCGTCGGCTTCGCGGTCGTCTCCCCGCCCGCGGGCGAGCAGTTCTCGGCGGTCTACGTCCTCACCGAGGACGACGACGGCGAGTACGTCGCCGACGGCTACCCCACCGAGTTCACGCAGGGCGAGAGCGCCGAGGTCGTCCTCGGGATCGACAACCACGAACACGAGACGACCGACTACACGCTGGTCGCCGTCGAACAGCAGACCGAGACGGTCGTCAACGAAAGCGCCGTTACGGAATCGAGCGGCGAGGACGAGAACCAGACGGCGGTCAACGAGACGGTCGTCACCGACCAGCAGGAGCTCGACCGCTTCGAGACGACGCTTGCCCACAACGAGAGCTGGCACCAGACCCACGAGCTCGAGCCGACGATGACCGGCGAGGACGTCCGGATCGTCTGGCTGCTGTTCCCCGACGGCGAGGTGCCCGCGGAGCCGACGACCGACGACACCGAGTACCACGTCCACCTCTGGGTCGACGTCGAGGAGCCCTAA
- a CDS encoding MFS transporter has protein sequence MTGSPVGYIATVRRTVGELSSGGRGKILLAVAFGWFLSISVRMIYPALLPYLREGYGLTLTTAGLLLTVLWIAYAFGQLPGGILADWAGERPLLIASSVLAATMLTLVIVADSPIVLFLSTALFGAGTALYGVSRFTILGEIYSKQLGTATGATMAAGDVGNAVMPPAAGFIAAAVGWQYGFGFAVPLFVLAAVGLWTTLPKQERSETPLREQFSLEDVAPTVSDPIVLRGTALLVLWAVIIQAFMGFYPTYLIDEKGFSGQASTVLFGFFFALGILLKPIAGRAYDSVGVRTPLLVIMSAAGVALAALPAVDAAWPFVVLTVLASSLLGFETIVISDLTRRLPDGTRGTNLGALRTVYLALGAVSPVVFGAIADLGYFDEAFVGIAGLAGLVVCIVFVSVDY, from the coding sequence GTGACCGGTTCACCCGTGGGCTACATTGCAACAGTGAGACGGACCGTCGGAGAGCTCTCGAGCGGCGGCCGCGGGAAGATCCTGCTCGCGGTCGCGTTCGGCTGGTTTCTGTCGATCAGCGTACGGATGATCTATCCGGCGCTGTTGCCCTACCTCCGCGAGGGGTACGGGCTCACGCTGACGACCGCCGGCCTCCTGCTGACGGTGCTGTGGATCGCGTACGCGTTCGGCCAGCTTCCCGGCGGGATCCTCGCCGACTGGGCCGGGGAGCGCCCGCTGTTGATCGCAAGCTCCGTCCTCGCGGCGACGATGCTTACGCTGGTGATCGTCGCGGATTCGCCGATCGTCCTGTTCCTGTCGACGGCGCTTTTCGGCGCCGGAACGGCCCTGTACGGCGTCTCGAGGTTCACGATTCTCGGCGAGATCTACTCGAAGCAGCTCGGGACCGCGACGGGCGCGACGATGGCCGCCGGCGACGTCGGGAACGCGGTGATGCCGCCCGCGGCCGGGTTCATCGCGGCCGCCGTCGGCTGGCAGTACGGCTTCGGCTTCGCCGTGCCGCTGTTCGTCCTCGCCGCGGTCGGGCTCTGGACGACGCTGCCGAAACAGGAGCGCAGCGAGACGCCGCTGCGCGAGCAGTTCTCGCTCGAGGACGTCGCCCCGACGGTGTCCGATCCGATCGTCCTGCGTGGCACCGCGTTGCTCGTGCTGTGGGCGGTGATCATCCAGGCGTTCATGGGCTTTTACCCGACGTACCTGATCGACGAGAAGGGGTTCTCGGGGCAGGCCTCGACCGTCCTCTTCGGGTTCTTCTTCGCGCTCGGGATCCTGCTGAAGCCGATCGCCGGCCGCGCCTACGACAGCGTCGGCGTCCGGACTCCGCTGCTGGTGATCATGAGCGCCGCCGGGGTCGCCCTCGCGGCGCTGCCCGCCGTCGACGCGGCGTGGCCGTTCGTCGTCCTGACCGTCCTCGCGAGCAGCCTGCTGGGGTTCGAGACGATCGTGATCTCGGATCTCACGCGGCGGTTGCCCGACGGGACGCGGGGAACGAACCTCGGCGCGCTCCGGACGGTCTACCTCGCGCTCGGCGCCGTGAGTCCCGTCGTCTTCGGTGCGATCGCCGATCTGGGCTACTTCGACGAGGCGTTCGTCGGCATCGCCGGACTCGCCGGACTCGTCGTCTGTATCGTGTTCGTCTCGGTCGACTACTGA
- a CDS encoding polysaccharide deacetylase family protein, which yields MDRRTYLAMGAAVVLAGCSELGGPGEPETRDERHDGADEPAADDSSEDETEPEESDDRAAEDDHEDYPDLVGTFDDFEVLEAWWEWQDIGTLEADPSRSSIGSQSVLLTSSVEDRGQVRVRRELEEPIDVREVAPGLDLATDTDGGVVRIQLQDEDAHYVEYSQRIAGDTPLTRHNFGITRIRGEPDLSEVVVLQVIRWFGDDAEGRQWVDDFHFVPRPTGGKVLLQFHGGYERHYTNALERVTEYDVPATAFVPTGRIREDDAVDGDRLTREQVDELAAAGWTIGAQPANGQPLDGVDPDALEESVLEPIDWLTEAGYDDGARFFAYPGSSYTEGSYELVRNNYELAFAGRSRSQGYAGNPHLCSTTETPAPGEATDLLDWTVEWGGITTIPFYGLGDDDALAALEETLAGIDERRSAGELEVLTPAEMAESYVSE from the coding sequence ATGGACAGACGAACCTACCTCGCGATGGGGGCGGCGGTCGTCCTCGCCGGCTGTTCGGAGCTGGGCGGTCCCGGCGAGCCGGAGACCCGCGACGAACGACACGACGGCGCAGACGAACCGGCGGCGGACGACAGTTCCGAGGACGAGACGGAGCCCGAGGAGAGCGACGACCGGGCAGCGGAAGACGACCACGAGGACTACCCCGACCTGGTCGGCACCTTCGACGACTTCGAGGTCCTCGAGGCGTGGTGGGAGTGGCAGGACATCGGCACGCTCGAGGCCGACCCGAGTCGGTCGTCGATCGGATCGCAGTCGGTCCTGCTTACGTCCTCGGTCGAGGACCGGGGTCAGGTCCGGGTTCGTCGGGAGCTCGAGGAGCCGATCGACGTCCGGGAGGTCGCGCCCGGGCTTGACCTGGCCACCGACACCGACGGCGGCGTCGTGCGCATCCAGCTTCAGGACGAGGACGCCCACTACGTCGAGTACAGCCAGCGGATCGCGGGCGACACGCCGCTGACACGGCACAACTTCGGGATCACGCGGATCCGTGGCGAGCCCGATCTCAGCGAAGTGGTCGTCCTGCAGGTGATCCGCTGGTTCGGCGACGACGCCGAGGGGCGCCAGTGGGTCGACGACTTCCACTTCGTTCCTCGCCCGACGGGGGGGAAGGTGTTGCTCCAGTTCCACGGCGGCTACGAGCGCCACTACACGAACGCTCTCGAGCGCGTCACGGAGTACGACGTTCCGGCGACGGCCTTTGTCCCGACCGGACGGATCCGCGAGGACGACGCCGTCGACGGCGATCGGCTCACCCGCGAGCAGGTCGACGAGCTCGCGGCCGCCGGCTGGACGATCGGTGCACAGCCCGCGAACGGCCAGCCCCTCGACGGGGTCGATCCGGACGCGCTCGAAGAGAGCGTCCTCGAGCCGATCGACTGGCTCACCGAGGCGGGGTACGACGACGGTGCGCGCTTCTTTGCGTATCCCGGCTCCAGCTACACCGAGGGGAGCTACGAACTCGTCCGGAACAACTACGAGCTGGCGTTCGCGGGTCGCTCCCGATCCCAGGGGTACGCCGGCAACCCGCACCTCTGTTCGACGACCGAAACCCCCGCTCCCGGCGAGGCGACCGACCTGCTCGACTGGACCGTCGAGTGGGGCGGGATCACGACGATTCCCTTCTACGGTCTCGGGGACGACGACGCGCTCGCGGCCCTCGAGGAGACGCTCGCGGGGATCGACGAGCGCCGCTCGGCGGGCGAGCTGGAGGTCCTCACGCCGGCCGAGATGGCCGAGAGCTACGTCTCCGAGTGA
- a CDS encoding AAA family ATPase: protein MSETDRNWPFADDPQTVYESIRTETERVLVGNEDAIEHLTIALLTRGHLLLEGVPGVAKTTIANLLARATGLDYQRVQMTPDIMPADITGTQIYREATGEFELQRGPVFSNLVVADEINRATPKTQSALLEAMQERTVTIEGQTLALPEPFMVVATQNPIEMEGVFELPEAQRDRFMFKLTIDLPDREEETELLRRFDDQPELGPDAISQAVQTEDIRAAREAVTDVHVAEPVTEYVLDLVAATRDHPDVSYGVSPRASLAFLRGIKARAAIRGREYATTEDVKALTEPILTHRLVLDTEAELSDVGPADVVEEIVDTVTVPDTDGLGGKPTPN, encoded by the coding sequence ATGAGCGAGACGGACCGGAACTGGCCCTTCGCGGACGATCCACAGACGGTGTACGAATCGATCAGGACCGAGACCGAACGCGTCCTGGTCGGCAACGAGGACGCGATCGAACACCTGACGATCGCCCTGTTGACGCGGGGCCACCTCCTGCTCGAGGGCGTTCCGGGCGTCGCCAAGACGACGATCGCGAACCTGCTGGCGCGGGCGACCGGGCTCGACTACCAGCGCGTCCAGATGACCCCCGACATCATGCCGGCCGACATCACCGGCACCCAGATCTACCGGGAGGCCACCGGCGAGTTCGAGCTCCAGCGGGGGCCGGTGTTCTCGAACCTCGTCGTCGCCGACGAGATCAACCGCGCGACGCCGAAGACCCAGTCGGCGCTGCTGGAGGCGATGCAGGAACGCACCGTCACGATCGAGGGCCAGACCCTGGCGCTGCCGGAGCCGTTTATGGTCGTCGCGACCCAGAACCCCATCGAGATGGAGGGCGTCTTCGAGCTGCCCGAGGCTCAGCGGGATCGCTTCATGTTCAAACTCACCATCGACCTCCCCGACCGCGAGGAGGAGACCGAGCTGCTCCGGCGGTTCGACGACCAGCCCGAGCTCGGCCCCGACGCGATCAGTCAGGCCGTCCAGACCGAGGACATCCGCGCGGCCCGCGAGGCCGTCACCGACGTCCACGTCGCCGAGCCGGTCACCGAGTACGTCCTCGATCTCGTCGCCGCGACTCGTGACCATCCCGACGTCAGCTACGGCGTCTCGCCGCGGGCGTCGCTGGCCTTCCTCAGGGGAATCAAGGCCCGGGCCGCGATCCGGGGCCGCGAGTACGCGACGACCGAGGACGTCAAGGCGCTGACGGAGCCGATCCTCACCCACCGCCTCGTGCTCGACACGGAGGCCGAACTGAGCGACGTGGGTCCCGCGGACGTCGTCGAAGAGATCGTCGACACCGTCACCGTCCCCGACACCGACGGGCTCGGCGGGAAGCCGACGCCGAACTAG
- a CDS encoding DUF4350 domain-containing protein, producing the protein MNLRSYVTDRDGIDWPAALLVALGAVVLVGLFLAASTSSAAFGPYNPAWDGTDDFREVIQTDDDTDGEIVRDTDRYADVSANETTAIVAAPDESYAAADAARVGTFVENGGTLVVLENFGTDSNDLLDAVGADARTNGSVLHDEQNHAQGPTMPIATWTADHDRTAGVDQLSLNYATAVEPNGATVLVGTSDYAHLAESPGTELEDDTGFAAYPVATVEDVGAGEVVVVGDPSITINAMYDEPDNAAFLQRQYADDDRVLFDLSHGEELPPLAAAMLTLREVPALQALVGLFAVVAVLGASNRTFRDGVGAVRARLTADDEPGSTLSDDERAELLRERHPEWDDERIRETITALNRSRSKHEER; encoded by the coding sequence GTGAACCTCCGCTCGTACGTCACCGACCGCGACGGGATCGACTGGCCGGCCGCCCTGCTCGTCGCGCTTGGAGCCGTCGTCCTCGTCGGACTGTTCCTGGCGGCGTCGACGTCCTCGGCAGCCTTCGGTCCGTACAATCCCGCCTGGGACGGGACCGACGATTTCCGGGAGGTGATCCAGACCGACGACGACACCGACGGTGAGATCGTTCGGGACACCGACCGCTACGCGGACGTCTCCGCGAACGAGACGACGGCGATCGTCGCCGCCCCCGACGAGTCCTACGCCGCCGCCGACGCCGCCCGCGTCGGTACCTTCGTCGAGAACGGCGGGACGCTGGTCGTCCTCGAGAACTTCGGCACCGACTCGAACGACCTGCTCGACGCCGTCGGCGCCGACGCCCGGACGAACGGGAGCGTCCTGCACGACGAACAGAATCACGCCCAGGGGCCGACGATGCCGATCGCCACCTGGACGGCCGACCACGACCGGACCGCCGGCGTCGACCAGCTCTCGCTGAACTACGCGACGGCGGTCGAACCGAACGGCGCGACGGTGCTGGTCGGAACCAGCGATTACGCTCACCTGGCAGAGTCGCCCGGCACCGAACTCGAGGACGACACCGGCTTCGCGGCCTACCCGGTCGCGACCGTCGAGGACGTCGGCGCGGGCGAGGTCGTCGTCGTCGGCGACCCGAGTATCACGATCAACGCGATGTACGACGAGCCCGACAACGCCGCCTTCCTCCAGCGCCAGTACGCCGACGACGACCGCGTCCTGTTCGATCTGAGCCACGGCGAGGAGCTGCCGCCGCTTGCGGCCGCGATGTTGACCCTTCGGGAGGTGCCCGCACTGCAGGCGCTGGTCGGTCTGTTCGCCGTCGTCGCCGTTCTGGGCGCCTCGAACCGGACCTTCCGGGACGGCGTCGGCGCTGTCCGGGCCCGCCTCACCGCGGACGACGAGCCCGGATCGACCCTCTCGGACGACGAACGAGCCGAGCTGCTCCGGGAGCGCCACCCCGAGTGGGACGACGAGCGGATCCGCGAAACGATAACAGCGCTTAACCGTTCCCGGTCGAAACACGAGGAGCGATGA
- the sucD gene encoding succinate--CoA ligase subunit alpha — protein MSVLVDDDTRVVVQGITGGEGKFHAKQMMEYGTNVVAGAVPGKGGQEVEGVPVYDTVHEAVEEENADTSVIFVPPAFAGDAVFESLDTDLDLAVAITEGIPTQDMARVNKRLTETDTRLIGPNCPGLITPGEAKLGILPGNIFSEGNVGLVSRSGTLTYQVVDNLTNRGLGQSTAIGIGGDPIIGTDFVDALELFEDDPETDAIVMCGEIGGEDEEEAAAFIDDYVDTPVAGFIAGRTAPPGKRMGHAGAIVSGSGTGTAESKISALNDAGVPVGDTPEEVADHIEEFLD, from the coding sequence ATGAGTGTACTAGTCGACGACGACACGCGCGTCGTGGTACAGGGCATCACCGGCGGGGAAGGCAAGTTCCACGCCAAGCAGATGATGGAGTACGGTACCAACGTCGTCGCGGGCGCCGTCCCCGGCAAGGGCGGTCAGGAGGTCGAGGGCGTCCCCGTCTACGACACGGTCCACGAGGCCGTCGAGGAGGAGAACGCCGACACCTCGGTGATCTTCGTCCCACCAGCCTTCGCCGGTGACGCGGTCTTCGAGTCCCTCGATACGGACCTCGACCTCGCGGTCGCGATCACGGAGGGCATCCCGACCCAGGACATGGCACGAGTCAACAAGCGCCTCACCGAGACCGACACGCGACTCATCGGCCCGAACTGTCCGGGGCTCATCACCCCCGGCGAGGCCAAGCTGGGCATCCTGCCGGGCAACATCTTCTCGGAGGGGAACGTCGGTCTGGTCTCCCGGTCGGGCACCCTGACCTACCAGGTCGTCGACAACCTCACCAACCGCGGGCTCGGCCAGAGCACCGCGATCGGGATCGGCGGCGACCCGATCATCGGTACCGACTTCGTCGACGCCCTCGAGCTGTTCGAGGACGACCCCGAGACCGACGCCATCGTCATGTGCGGCGAGATCGGCGGCGAGGACGAGGAGGAGGCCGCGGCGTTCATCGACGACTACGTCGACACGCCGGTCGCCGGCTTCATCGCCGGCCGCACGGCTCCGCCGGGCAAGCGGATGGGCCACGCGGGCGCCATCGTCTCCGGCTCCGGCACCGGGACCGCCGAGAGCAAGATCTCGGCGCTGAACGACGCGGGCGTCCCAGTCGGCGACACCCCCGAGGAGGTCGCCGACCACATCGAGGAGTTCCTCGACTAA
- a CDS encoding UbiA family prenyltransferase, whose amino-acid sequence MSTTSATRGDRRLPAWLLAGLRFLVHSNLFISLSAASVVITTSVLAGLPLEPLPFFIVFAAAMFVYTVNRFTDLEEDRENVPRRAAFVERYGYLWLALGVGLYLGAIAVAVVLELPGAGYLVLPAVVAVLYTFGVKRVFLVKNLFVGFAWALIPLGVGVYYEQLLTLEVLFLAGYVGAMITIAAAIFDIKDIEGDREQGIDTLPTAVGPRRTRLAAQAANVLVAAVVIAVIAVDVLDTRFLVLLAFHGYVGCYIPFASRDRGPLFYGGIVDGEHVFLAALVLVLEWTVW is encoded by the coding sequence GTGTCGACGACCAGTGCGACCAGGGGGGACCGTCGCCTCCCGGCGTGGCTGCTCGCCGGGCTCCGGTTTCTCGTCCACAGCAACCTCTTCATCTCGCTGTCGGCCGCCAGCGTCGTCATCACAACGAGCGTGCTGGCCGGCCTCCCGCTGGAGCCGCTGCCCTTCTTTATCGTCTTCGCCGCGGCGATGTTCGTCTACACGGTCAACCGCTTTACCGATCTCGAGGAGGACCGCGAGAACGTCCCCCGGCGGGCGGCGTTCGTCGAACGCTACGGCTATCTCTGGCTGGCGCTCGGCGTCGGGCTCTACCTCGGCGCGATCGCCGTCGCGGTCGTCCTCGAGCTGCCCGGCGCCGGCTACCTGGTGTTGCCCGCGGTCGTCGCCGTCCTCTACACCTTCGGGGTCAAGCGGGTCTTCCTCGTGAAGAACCTCTTCGTCGGCTTCGCCTGGGCGCTGATCCCGCTCGGCGTCGGCGTCTACTACGAGCAGCTCCTGACCCTCGAGGTGCTCTTTCTGGCGGGCTACGTCGGAGCGATGATCACGATCGCCGCGGCGATCTTCGATATCAAGGACATCGAGGGCGACCGCGAGCAGGGGATCGACACGCTCCCGACGGCGGTCGGCCCCAGACGGACTCGGCTCGCCGCCCAGGCGGCGAACGTCCTTGTCGCCGCGGTCGTCATCGCCGTTATCGCCGTCGACGTCCTCGATACCCGCTTCCTCGTCCTGCTGGCCTTCCACGGTTACGTCGGTTGCTACATCCCGTTCGCGAGCCGCGATCGCGGCCCGCTGTTCTACGGCGGGATCGTCGACGGCGAGCATGTGTTCCTGGCCGCGCTCGTGCTCGTCCTCGAGTGGACCGTCTGGTAG
- the sucC gene encoding ADP-forming succinate--CoA ligase subunit beta — MKLHEYQAKQVFADAGIPTPESELASDVDGVLTAAEEIGYPVAVKAQVQVGGRGKAGGIELVENEEEAREAAESIIGMDLKGYHVDQVLVEGAVDFVDELYVGITMDRGEGKPVAMVSTKGGVNIEEVAEEDPEAIAREHIDPSFGMHPYQARKAVYDAGVDKAVARDVSSVLTTLYQLWDDRDGSDAEINPLMVTDDDEVIAADAVMNIDEDALFRQPELAEMEAEAASGGDDLEQKADEYDFDYVRLEGNTGIIGNGAGLVMTTLDLVDHYGGEPANFLDVGGGAKAERIANALDMVFSDDNVDSVVFNIFGGITRGDEVARGINEALEQFDEIPKPVVVRLAGTNWEEGMEILNEDLVTVEQTLEDAVQRAVEYAEEGQA, encoded by the coding sequence ATGAAACTACATGAGTACCAGGCGAAGCAAGTCTTCGCCGACGCCGGAATTCCGACGCCGGAGTCAGAGCTCGCTTCGGACGTCGACGGCGTACTGACCGCAGCCGAGGAGATCGGCTATCCGGTCGCGGTCAAGGCACAGGTACAGGTCGGCGGTCGGGGGAAAGCCGGCGGGATCGAACTCGTCGAGAACGAGGAGGAGGCCCGCGAGGCAGCCGAATCGATCATCGGGATGGACCTCAAGGGGTATCACGTCGATCAGGTTCTCGTCGAGGGAGCGGTCGACTTCGTCGACGAACTGTACGTCGGCATCACGATGGACCGCGGCGAGGGCAAGCCCGTCGCGATGGTCTCGACGAAGGGTGGCGTCAACATCGAGGAGGTCGCCGAGGAGGATCCCGAGGCGATCGCCCGCGAACACATCGACCCTTCCTTTGGCATGCACCCCTACCAGGCCCGCAAGGCCGTTTACGACGCCGGCGTCGACAAGGCCGTCGCCCGCGACGTCTCGAGCGTGCTGACAACGCTCTACCAGCTCTGGGACGACCGTGACGGCTCCGACGCGGAGATCAACCCGCTGATGGTCACCGACGACGACGAGGTCATCGCGGCCGACGCCGTGATGAACATCGACGAGGACGCACTGTTCCGCCAGCCCGAACTGGCCGAGATGGAGGCCGAGGCCGCAAGCGGCGGCGACGACCTCGAGCAGAAGGCCGACGAGTACGACTTCGACTACGTTCGGCTGGAGGGGAACACGGGCATCATCGGTAACGGCGCCGGTCTCGTGATGACCACGCTCGACCTGGTCGATCACTACGGCGGCGAGCCCGCGAACTTCCTGGACGTCGGTGGCGGCGCGAAGGCCGAGCGAATCGCGAACGCGCTCGATATGGTGTTCTCGGACGACAACGTCGACAGCGTCGTCTTCAACATCTTCGGCGGGATCACCCGTGGCGACGAGGTCGCCCGCGGGATCAACGAGGCCCTGGAGCAGTTCGACGAGATCCCGAAGCCGGTCGTCGTCCGACTGGCCGGGACCAACTGGGAGGAAGGTATGGAGATTCTCAACGAGGACCTCGTGACGGTCGAACAGACCCTCGAGGACGCGGTCCAGCGTGCCGTCGAGTACGCTGAGGAGGGACAAGCATGA